The nucleotide sequence CCGTTCGTAACGGCAGATATTACTAGAGATGTAATGAACGAACTTCGTTTAACTTTAATGAAGTGTTATTATAATGACTTAAAAGGGTTGGTTCATAAACTTACCTTCAAAGATGTACAAGAACCATTACAAAAGCTAAGATCTAATCTTTATACCGCTATGTTCGATAGTTCTAAAGATATTGGTTATGAAGATTTAATTATACCGTTAGAAGAAATTAGATTAATACTGATAGAAAAATATCAAAGCCTTTATTTAAAAGATTTAGAGCTTTTAATTGATAAAGTAAAAATCTTTAAAGTTCACTTTGCAACAATCGATATTCGTCAAGACCATAGTATGCATACTAAGGTGATAGTTGAGGTTTTGAAAAAGAATGGATTGATCAAAGAAGACCTTAGTGAATTATCTGAAGAAAAATTGATTGATATTCTTTTACATGAGAATTTGAATTTAGTTGCAGATGACTATGAAGAAGATATTGTAAAAGATACTGTTAAGAACATACTTCAACTACAGACCATACAAGATAAGAATGGTGAGGAAGGTTGTAATAGATACATCATTAGTAATTCTGAAGATGTCTTCTCTATTCTTTTCGTCTATGCATTGTTTAGATGGTGCGGTTGGGCAGGTAAGGATATTACTTTTGATATTGTACCATTATTTGAAACCATGAATGGTATGGATAATGCGCAGGCTACCATGCAATTTTTATTTAATTTACCAGAATATAAAGCACACATCAAGAATAGAAATGATAAGCAAACTATAATGCTTGGTTTTTCTGATGGTACAAAAGATGGTGGTTACTTAAAAGCGAACTGGTCTATTTTGAAAACTAAAGAAGAACTTTCAGAAGTTTGCGACGAACATGGCATAGCGGCTATTTTCTTTGATGGTAGAGGAGGACCACCAGCAAGAGGTGGTGGTAAAACACATCGTTTTTATGCAGCACAGACAAATAAAGTTGCGAATAACGAAATTCAACTTACCATTCAAGGACAAACCATTACTAGTACGTATGGTACAAAAGAACAGTTCATTTATAATAGTGAGCAGTTATTGACAGCAGGTTTGTCAAATACAATACTTGAAAAAGAAATTGTTATATCAGATTCAGATAGAGAACTGATAGAAGAATTATCTGAAATGAGTTTTAAAAAGTATGATGACTTAAAGCATCATGATAAGTTTATGCCATATTTAGAAAATATGAGTACGCTTAAGTATTATACAAAAGCTAATATTGGAAGTAGGCCAGGTAAAAGAGGAAATAAGGCTAAGTTGGAGTTGTCAGATTTACGTGCAATTTCTTTTGTAGGTTCATGGAGTCAATTAAAGCAAAACGTACCAGGATATTACGGTATTGGTACAGCTTTAAAAAACTTAGAAGATAGTGGAAGATTTGCAGAAGCTCAGAAGCTTTACAATGAGGTGCCATTCTTTCAAGCTTTAATGATGAATAGTATGATGAGTCTTTCTAAATGTTATTTTGAATTGACTAGTTATATGAAAGAGAATAAAGAATATGGTGCTTTTTGGGAGATTTTATTGGCAGAGTACCAGCTTTCTAAAGCAATGTTATTGAAATTATCTGGAATGGAAATTTTAATGCAAAAAGAAGCAATCTCAAGAGAGTCTATTAAGATTAGAGAGAATATTGTTTTACCGTTATTGGTTATACAACAATATGCACTTCAAAGAATAGGCGAGGGTACGGAGTATAAAGAGTTATATGAGAAAATTGTAACTCGTTCTC is from Maribacter aquivivus and encodes:
- a CDS encoding phosphoenolpyruvate carboxylase, which gives rise to MQQQERLAEFKKSVQNKFNVYNSLFLNLPYKNIENVGMLIPLLLNQSEKGLSDGLNPKEILENFFENFVEIKSEKEQIDFMFRIIQYVERQVVLYDSVEDAAFPKLQKHSSSLSLKDYFQLVEKNNSWDTIWDKLSNFSARIVLTAHPTQFYTPAVLDIITNLRTLILEDKIDEIDVGLQQLGLTSLINAKKPTPLDEAKNIIYTLRHVYYDAIGEMYAYIKGSVGSKAFENHDIVKLGFWPGGDRDGNPFVTADITRDVMNELRLTLMKCYYNDLKGLVHKLTFKDVQEPLQKLRSNLYTAMFDSSKDIGYEDLIIPLEEIRLILIEKYQSLYLKDLELLIDKVKIFKVHFATIDIRQDHSMHTKVIVEVLKKNGLIKEDLSELSEEKLIDILLHENLNLVADDYEEDIVKDTVKNILQLQTIQDKNGEEGCNRYIISNSEDVFSILFVYALFRWCGWAGKDITFDIVPLFETMNGMDNAQATMQFLFNLPEYKAHIKNRNDKQTIMLGFSDGTKDGGYLKANWSILKTKEELSEVCDEHGIAAIFFDGRGGPPARGGGKTHRFYAAQTNKVANNEIQLTIQGQTITSTYGTKEQFIYNSEQLLTAGLSNTILEKEIVISDSDRELIEELSEMSFKKYDDLKHHDKFMPYLENMSTLKYYTKANIGSRPGKRGNKAKLELSDLRAISFVGSWSQLKQNVPGYYGIGTALKNLEDSGRFAEAQKLYNEVPFFQALMMNSMMSLSKCYFELTSYMKENKEYGAFWEILLAEYQLSKAMLLKLSGMEILMQKEAISRESIKIRENIVLPLLVIQQYALQRIGEGTEYKELYEKIVTRSLYGNINASRNSA